TACACCCAGTCGCATTTGCTCGAACGTACACAATAGCGCGATACTTTGCCTTTAAGGTGCAAAGCAGGTCTACTTGGTATGATTGGCCTACCTGAATAGGTCGGACGTCCTGGGCCGCGCAACGGGCAGCGCTGTATGCAGATAACTTCTCAGTTGCAGCTTTTGCAACTACCCATTCGCAAGAGTATGGTTTAACTACCATATTCTGTCCGAAGGTTTTGAAACTCACTAGGACACAGCTGATAAAAACTCCTATAACTTGTTTCATTGGATTTCCTTCATTTTTTAATTGAGGCATTTATTTGCCTGTTTAATATTGACAATATGTATTAAAGAATTGACTAAATGTCAATTCTTGTAGACATTTTGAAAAAATTAGCCATTATGTAATAATATGCGACAGAAAAAGTATAGACCTCAGGCTCAAGATCTATTTGAGTTGAAAGTGTCTAAGTCCCAGGAACAACAAATAAAAATCATTGAGGCCGCTATTTCATCATTTGCGGTTAAAGGACTTGAAAAAACAACTTACACCTATTTGGCAAAACTCTGTGGGATCAGCCGTCCTTTAATTCATCACTATTTCCCGGCTCTAGAAGACTTATTTCTCTTAACTGCCAGATATGTACGTGAAACTCTACTGAAGTTAGCTATCGATGAAATGCAAAAAAATGATTTGAAAGACCCTGTTGCGCAACTAAATGGATACTCTCGAGGATGTTTAAATTGGGTAAGGGACTATCCTCATCAATGTAGTTTTTGGTTTCTTTATTATTATCAGTCCAGTC
This genomic stretch from Deltaproteobacteria bacterium harbors:
- a CDS encoding TetR/AcrR family transcriptional regulator — encoded protein: MSKSQEQQIKIIEAAISSFAVKGLEKTTYTYLAKLCGISRPLIHHYFPALEDLFLLTARYVRETLLKLAIDEMQKNDLKDPVAQLNGYSRGCLNWVRDYPHQCSFWFLYYYQSSRSSLARKENTELVTAGHNRITSLLEQGNQLGIWKIADCTYEAKKIQVLVTGVMVSCMTEDGYLSLEKAADIFFDYFQKMKIKTK